A window from Gasterosteus aculeatus chromosome 14, fGasAcu3.hap1.1, whole genome shotgun sequence encodes these proteins:
- the sec16a gene encoding protein transport protein Sec16A isoform X5, with protein sequence MQRPPATGPPGASGPPPPGPDMYRRTRPHKHATAAAATAQPITNPFAFVRAPPPMAAGPSLAAGGLPTVPSSNPPPMQAPPNTMYSQASSGLPPQLQTRGDVPAPHSGPPPSSLPGVTLFNPHSAASPGVYPAPSPVGYASSHTEQGYFNSTEPTPSMTTEPPSLAPVPGQTPFNQEFQRQPAPQPMMFQPVPPTTSYSQWPPDHGSRPPSVQNYFQPTSDPPPQAFNLPPQTQMYPSHTPSPHHNTPTPPTHAGRPQVQAPLPPQNPVNPPSSQWPDPNAPQQHNSHFQNPSYFSQTSAPQDSWFNTPPLDSGYHQMGTGPAHAHPRPYSVGSQQASNTGPAPNSAPAPVQVPYSQESGSLSMFFKDNDVENEETLAGDRNKAVNGLPGSFQPQSNPQAHSGQADVPLDYQGPPPADNSHLPYMSDGNPQASTHMSPDPHYDHVENLECVPNQEVLPSDIHGIPAAAGAAPGAAHVDQYETGPNLETPDSIQRPIRSASVSSNYSNMSHGSGSGTRRQQGVVGTFIQQESPRLTDDANLSAATGGYFEQIDTSPAVDVGVPHSSLEQMWPTTPSPPKPTGIFQASANSSFEPVRSHGVGVRPAEVDTANVVAEMGADAIPGNLEQPPDNMENIYGSAGGVPNLPHPVVHSLSRPSSRAFGGSRPCESPATTLWAQHDPGSLAASIVLAPAAPTVLAPLREPSTDVIQPPEDGPLDLQPSQRIQPSSQQHSENLENPPEVTKDAQQGVRAQGNVPVQMPASSSTPQVPPAPSQAAANSQPPPAEHPRTSDPRAAPQGQNDAPPVSGSGGQPSRDQYPPPAQGPPTGRAPPSAVAAAAAYPPWPAGPVPPGASHPAAAEPPRPPSSAGSQQGYGPPPPVPGQMYGGYYGNYGEYPDSRYPPGQYPPQPGQYPPPPGPYPPPPGDPRAQQYYQEGPYRGRVDPWYGRYEGQIPQARDPNYQYREPQPERPSSRASQYSDRPSSRQGYPEDYQRANPSAYSEYYADYAKHYEYGGYNYGQYDPRYREYYDPAYWANYGDSYKARDNLYNQQAYPARKEGYEDQWQYYPGYDASFDDDYRRRREPYADDFDRRSVHSEQSAHSVHSSQSHHSRRSSFSSRSQQSQVYTSQPDLVSAVYDTTSSTLAVDYSYAQYPNQPDATQNYSQYLYPSEYTADSTWIAPDQPPPRPATPEKFTMPHRCARFGPGGHLVQVLPNLPSAGQPALVDIHNLETILQDTPDQAELRSFPGPLVKEETHKVDVIKFSQNKALECSRDNNLLDRDSARLLWEFIVLLCRQNGTVVGTDIADLLLKEHRSVWLPGKSPNEANLIDFNNEPLARAEEGPGAGPLSLLSDTFMTVPENLGKETERFRELLLFGRKKDALEAAMKGGLWGHALLLASKMDNRTHARVMTRFANSLPINDPLQTVYQLMSGRMPASATCCGEEKWGDWRPHLAMVLSNLTHTLDLDTRTITTMGDTLVSKGLVDAAHFCYLMAQVGLGVFTKKSTKMVLIGSNHSLSFHQCATNEAIQRTEAYEYAQSLGSQSCSLPNFQVFKLIYACRLAEAGLSAQAFHYCEVISRNVLMQPSYYSPVFISQIIQMSEKLRFFDPQLKEKPEQELFNEPEWLIHLRQLDGQMRTGVITYNEDRATPTQFDCSSPSSDLDQLSPAEPYSVPHANHEVDGPAPDNQLMSSLLPGAQPQGVQLMPPAPTSILQDGMAPPQPLPTGEVPQFYPVPPSGPPGHMALSGYPPQDPGFAPPPFQPQPEQTEMYPGAHQQPLHAGHTSPYAHPAQLPHSPVQMNPPPPQMHHHMPNHVNQHMPPSPGHMAPAQQMSHPPPEMHAAQAISSSPRRSSFTPQMDFYDHMAHVQAPGRRSRTTSQSSMHMASGRRSRTTSESSTHSGGRERSNSAVKQASPPPPSIPEQPRAEESKRVKKDSPKKGGGRGGGGGGGGGGWLNWLYRKGKNEAHLPDDKNKSIVWDENKQKWVDLNEPEEESKPLPPPPPGFPKMPHMPGPGGPGGPPSGGPPVNMFSRRAGTKSRYVDVLNPGRIAKPGGTAPPPAEIFAPLAPMSMPANLFVPSSAPGDQQPLEGSEGANQEQNSPNAIAATQMFNPTLLPPAPEGPAMPDGSRSGELSRSSSMSSLSREVSQHLNQSPAQETAPAGGVTFYNPAAQFAQPSGGGARSGRLGGPRQYPVLK encoded by the exons ATGCAGCGTCCTCCTGCGACCGGACCTCCAGGAGCCTCGGGCCCACCTCCGCCCGGGCCCGATATGTACCGCAGGACCAGGCCTCACAAGCATGcaacggcagcagcagccactgCACAACCCATCACAAACCCTTTTGCTTTTGTTAGAGCGCCTCCCCCTATGGCTGCAGGTCCGTCTTTGGCTGCAGGTGGTCTCCCAACAGTACCCAGCAGCAATCCCCCACCAATGCAAGCCCCACCTAACACCATGTACTCTCAGGCCAGCTCAGGGCTGCCTCCACAACTGCAGACGCGGGGGGATGTCCCAGCTCCTCATTCTGGTCCGCCACCCTCCTCTCTACCAGGGGTGACGCTGTTCAACCCTCACAGTGCAGCATCCCCCGGTGTCTACCCAGCACCCAGTCCTGTAGGATATGCATCGTCGCATACTGAACAGGGTTATTTTAATTCAACAGAACCGACGCCATCTATGACCACAGAGCCGCCGTCTTTGGCCCCAGTACCGGGCCAGACCCCTTTCAACCAGGAATTTCAACGACAGCCTGCTCCTCAGCCCATGATGTTCCAGCCCGttccccccaccacctcctatTCTCAGTGGCCCCCTGATCATGGAAGTCGCCCTCCGTCTGTTCAGAATTATTTCCAGCCTACTAGTGACCCTCCGCCACAGGCTTTCAATTTACCCCCACAGACCCAGATGTACCCCTCCCACACCCCATCGCCCCATCacaacacccccacccctccaacaCACGCCGGACGTCCCCAGGTtcaagctcctcttcctccccaaaaCCCTGTAAATCCCCCAAGTTCACAGTGGCCCGACCCAAATGCACCTCAGCAGCATAATTCCCACTTCCAAAATCCAAGCTATTTCAGTCAGACATCTGCCCCCCAGGACTCATGGTTCAATACACCTCCATTGGACTCAGGCTACCACCAAATGGGGACCGGCCCAGCGCATGCTCACCCCCGGCCTTACTCTGTTGGATCGCAACAAGCGTCCAACACTGGGCCTGCACCTAATTCTGCCCCTGCCCCAGTCCAAGTCCCGTACTCTCAGGAGTCTGGTTCACTCTCAATGTTCTTCAAAGACAATGATGTGGAAAACGAGGAAACACTGGCCGGAGACCGAAACAAGGCAGTCAACGGTCTCCCGGGATCCTTTCAGCCTCAGAGCAACCCACAAGCCCATAGTGGCCAAGCAGATGTTCCTTTGGATTATCAAGGACCTCCTCCAGCAGATAATTCCCACCTACCGTACATGAGTGATGGAAACCCTCAGGCAAGCACCCATATGTCTCCTGATCCCCATTACGACCATGTGGAGAATTTGGAGTGTGTGCCGAACCAGGAAGTATTACCCAGTGATATCCATGgcatccctgctgctgctggtgctgctcctGGTGCAGCGCATGTCGACCAGTATGAAACCGGCCCTAACCTGGAGACTCCTGATTCCATCCAAAGACCGATTAGATCTGCCAGCGTGTCCTCCAACTATAGCAATATGAGCCATGGAAGTGGAAGCGGCACCCGAAGGCAGCAGGGAGTAGTCGGTACCTTTATTCAGCAGGAAAGCCCGCGTCTCACCGATGATGCCAACCTCTCTGCTGCCACTGGAGGCTACTTTGAGCAGATCGACACTTCTCCAGCTGTTGATGTGGGCGTGCCACACAGCTCCCTGGAGCAGATGTGGCCCACCACACCTAGCCCCCCCAAACCAACTGGTATCTTTCAGGCCAGTGCAAACAGCTCCTTTGAACCTGTACGCTCCCATGGGGTTGGGGTGCGTCCGGCCGAAGTTGATACGGCCAACGTGGTTGCAGAAATGGGTGCCGATGCTATCCCCGGCAATCTGGAGCAGCCGCCGGATAACATGGAAAATATTTATGGCTCAGCAGGGGGTGTTCCTAATCTGCCACACCCAGTggttcactctctctctcgacCTTCATCCCGTGCTTTTGGGGGCAGTCGGCCCTGCGAGAGCCCCGCCACGACCCTGTGGGCTCAGCATGATCCCGGCAGCCTGGCCGCCAGCATCGTCCTGGCCCCCGCAGCCCCAACAGTACTCGCCCCTTTACGGGAGCCCAGTACCGATGTCATCCAACCTCCAGAGGATGGCCCGCTGGACCTGCAACCCTCTCAGAGAATCCAGCCATCTTCACAGCAGCACTCGGAGAACCTAGAGAACCCACCAGAG GTCACCAAAGATGCTCAGCAGGGGGTAAGAGCACAAGGGAATGTCCCTGTCCAGATGCCGGCCTCTTCATCTACCCCACAGGTACCACCAGCACCCTCCCAAGCAGCTGCAAACAGCCAACCCCCACCGGCCGAACATCCCAGGACATCCGACCCTCGGGCGGCGCCGCAGGGACAGAATGATGCTCCTCCTGTTTCAGGGAGTGGAGGACAACCCTCTAGGGACCAGTATCCACCTCCAGCACAGGGGCCTCCCACAGGGAGGGCTCCCCcatccgctgttgctgctgctgctgcatacccCCCATGGCCTGCGGGACCAGTACCTCCAGGAGCTTCCCACCCAGCTGCCGCAGAACCACCTCGACCGCCTTCCTCTGCAGGCAGCCAGCAAGGCTATGGACCCCCTCCTCCAGTGCCAGGGCAGATGTATGGTGGCTATTATGGTAATTATGGAGAATACCCGGATAGCAGGTATCCACCTGGCCAGTACCCACCTCAACCTGGCCAGTACCCACCTCCGCCTGGCCCGTATCCACCTCCGCCTGGGGATCCTAGAGCACAGCAATATTATCAA GAGGGTCCATACAGGGGCAGAGTAGATCCTTGGTACGGCCGATATGAGGGGCAGATCCCACAGGCTCGCGATCCAAACTACCAGTACAGAGAGCCCCAGCCTGAGCGCCCCAGCTCCAGAGCCAGTCAGTACTCTGACAGGCCCTCATCCAG GCAAGGATATCCTGAAGATTACCAGAGAGCCAACCCAAGTGCCTACAGTGAATATTATGCAGATTACGCCAAACACTATGAATACGGAG GCTACAACTACGGACAGTATGACCCCCGGTACAGAGAATACTATGATCCCGCCTACTGGGCGAATTATGGTGACAGCTACAAAGCCAGAGACAACTTGTACAATCAACAGGCTTATCCTGCCAG GAAAGAGGGCTACGAGGATCAGTGGCAGTACTACCCCGGCTATGATGCCAGCTTCGATGATGACTACCGGCGACGCAGAGAGCCGTACGCCGATGACTTTGACCGGCGCAGCGTCCACAGCGAGCAGTCGGCGCACAGTGTGCACAGCTCTCAGAGCCACCACAGCAGGCGGAGCAGCTTCAGCTCGCGATCACAACAG AGCCAGGTGTACACAAGCCAGCCTGACTTGGTGTCAGCAGTCTATGACACCACATCATCCACGCTGGCTGTGGACTACTCCTATGCACAGTACCCCAACCAGCCTGATGCCACCCAGAACTACAGCCAGTACCTGTATCCCTCCGAGTACACGGCAGACAGCACCTGGATCGCCCCTGATCAGC CTCCTCCACGTCCTGCAACTCCAGAGAAGTTCACGATGCCCCACCGTTGTGCCCGCTTTGGACCTGGCGGTCATCTGGTTCAAGTTCTGCCCAACCTCCCCTCAGCTGGACAGCCTGCTCTCGTTGATATCCACAATTTGGAG ACCATCCTGCAAGATACCCCGGATCAGGCTGAGCTCCGATCTTTCCCTGGACCGCTTGTTAA GGAGGAGACCCACAAGGTGGACGTGATCAAGTTCTCCCAGAACAAAGCGCTGGAGTGTTCCCGTGACAACAACCTCTTGGACAGGGACTCTGCCCGCCTGCTCTGGGAATTCATCGTGCTGCTCTGCAGACAGAACGGG ACCGTGGTCGGCACGGACATCGCCGACCTGCTGCTCAAGGAGCACCGCTCAGTGTGGCTGCCGGGCAAAAGTCCAAACGAAGCCAACTTGATTGATTTCAACAACGAACCGCTGGCACGAGCCGAGGAGGGCCCAGGAGCCGGGCCGCTATCCCTCCTATCCGACACCTTCATGACCGTCCCAGAGAACCTTGGCAAGGAAACCGAACGCTTccgggagctgctgctgtttggccGCAAGAAG GACGCCCTAGAGGCGGCTATGAAGGGGGGTCTCTGGGGCCACGCCCTGCTGTTGGCCAGTAAGATGGACAACCGGACCCATGCACGTGTCATGACAAG GTTTGCCAACAGTTTGCCCATCAATGACCCTCTTCAGACAGTGTACCAGCTCATGTCTGGGAGGATGCCTGCATCAGCCACC TGCTGCGGGGAGGAGAAGTGGGGGGACTGGCGCCCCCACCTGGCCATGGTGCTGTccaacctcacacacacgctggacCTGGACACTCGCACCATCACCACTATGGGGGACACCCTCG TATCCAAGGGGCTGGTTGACGCCGCTCACTTCTGCTACTTGATGGCCCAGGTCGGTCTGGGAGTCTTCACGAAGAAGAGCACCAAGATGGTTCTGATCGGCTCCAACCACAG TTTGTCCTTTCACCAATGTGCGACCAATGAAGCTATCCAGAGGACTGAGGCCTACGAGTATGCTCAGTCTCTGGGCTCGCAGTCGTGCTCACTACCCAATTTCCAG GTGTTCAAGTTGATCTATGCATGCCGTCTGGCCGAAGCGGGTCTGAGCGCTCAGGCCTTCCACTACTGTGAAGTCATTTCACGGAATGTCCTCATGCAGCCTTCCTATTACTCTCCTGTTTTCATAAGCCAAATTATACAG ATGTCGGAAAAGCTGCGATTCTTTGATCCACAACTGAAGGAGAAGCCGGAGCAGGAGTTGTTCAATGAGCCGGAATGGCTGATCCACCTCAGGCAGCTGGATGGACAgatgagg ACGGGAGTGATCACATACAACGAAGACCGAGCAACTCCTACACAGTTCGACTGCAGCAGCCCCAGCTCCGACCTGGACCAGCTGAGTCCAGCGGAACCGTACAGCGTGCCTCATGCTAATCATGAGGTAGACGGCCCCGCCCCCGACAACCAACTGATGAGCTCTTTACTGCCCGGGGCTCAACCGCAGGGAGTTCAGCTGATGCCCCCAG CTCCCACCTCTATCCTCCAAGACGGGATGGCACCTCCTCAGCCCTTGCCCACCGGTGAGGTCCCCCAGTTCTACCCAGTACCCCCCAGTGGACCCCCAGGCCACATGGCCCTCTCGGGCTACCCTCCACAGGACCCTGGCTTTGCCCCGCCTCCCTTTCAACCCCAACCGGAGCAGACCGAGATGTACCCAGGAGCCCATCAGCAGCCTCTTCATGCGGGCCACACGTCTCCGTACGCGCACCCCGCTCAGCTGCCGCATTCACCAGTACAGATGAACCCCCCGCCGCCCCAGATGCACCATCACATGCCCAATCACGTGAACCAACACATGCCCCCTTCCCCCGGGCACATGGCGCCTGCACAGCAGATGTCCCACCCCCCGCCGGAGATGCACGCTGCTCAGGCCATATCCTCCTCCCCACGCAGGAGCTCCTTCACACCACAGATGGACTTCTATGACCACATGGCTCACGTT CAGGCCCCCGGCAGGAGGTCACGGACAACGTCACAGTCTTCGATGCATATG GCTTCGGGGCGCCGCTCTCGCACCACCTCAGAATCTTCTACTCACTCGGGCGGCAGGGAGCGGAGCAACTCGGCCGTCAAGCAGGCCTCTCCGCCTCCGCCCTCGATCCCCGAACAGCCGCGCGCAGAAGAGTCCAAGAGAGTCAAGAAAGACTCCCCGAAAAAG GGTGGTGgtaggggtggaggaggaggaggaggtggtggtggttggcTAAACTGGCTCTATAGGAAGGGAAAGAACGAGGCTCACTTGCCcgatgacaaaaacaaatct ATTGTCTGGGATGAAAATAAGCAGAAATGGGTGGACTTGAACGAGCCTGAAGAGGAG agcaagccccttccacctcctccccccggctTTCCCAAGATGCCACACATGCCTGGTCCCGGAGGACCTGGCGGACCTCCGAGTGGTGGCCCTCCTGTCAACATGTTCTCCAGGAGAGCGG gcACAAAGAGCCGGTATGTGGACGTTCTGAACCCCGGCAGGATTGCTAAGCCGGGCGGAACGGCGCCTCCTCCTGCGGAGATCTTCGCCCCTTTGGCGCCAATGTCCATGCCCGCTAACTTGTTTGTGCCTAGTTCGG CTCCTGGCGATCAACAACCTCTGGAAGGCAGCGAAGGAGCAAATCAGGAGCAGAATTCACCGAACGCCATCGCTGCTACACAG ATGTTCAACCCAACGTTGTTACCGCCCGCCCCAGAAGGTCCTGCCATGCCTGATGGTTCACGATCCGGGGAG CTCTCGCGTTCTAGCTCAATGAGTTCTTTATCACGAGAAGTGAGTCAGCATTTAAACCAG AGTCCCGCCCAGGAAACGGCACCCGCTGGAGGCGTCACCTTTTATAACCCTGCAGCACAGTTTGCACAG CCATCGGGAGGCGGAGCCCGCTCTGGGCGTTTGGGGGGTCCGCGGCAGTACCCGGTGTTGAAATAA